In Cupriavidus taiwanensis, the following proteins share a genomic window:
- a CDS encoding FimV/HubP family polar landmark protein, which produces MSVSQHRRKDAPTARQRWSTLAVTALGLLLAQPAAYAAGFGQLRVQSNLGQPLQAEIDISGVTAEEAAGLSVKLAPPGAYAAAGLTYLPSVGNLRLELERRANGSYVARVRSSQPISEPFVDILVDMSWASGKVSRAYTFLLDPAGARASSQTFSPAPVVQAATPDAPAAPAPAAAPPAPAQQAAPSAEAEPARPAAPARPARQSAKRAAAPAAGNDMASGGGYTVQRGDTLYGIAGEAVQGQESVSLDQMLVALYRNNPNAFIGGNMNRLRSGAVLQVPTQQQAQAVTPRAARREVVARTQGFDAYRSRLASAAAAKAVEPDSGRQQSGNVTARVQEQAAPTDGPRDELKLSKAARGAQADAAAKAEADVARERQLKEAEARLAQLQKNVGDMQKLLELKNAEIAKLSQAKQANDAALADKEKADAAARAAAAPVVVPAEPPKADAVAATAAAAATAAAVANAAGASAAAAVAPAAASAVAAAPASQPAAGVAASAAQAAASTPAAKPVPPVVAQPEPVPEPSFLDGLLANPMLLPGGGLVVALLGVYAIYRRRQKQKESEATGFGDSILSQESTVMAGANSLFGTAGGQSVDTSQHSVFGADFRIGNNTPEANEVDPIAEAEVYIAYGRDVQAEEILREALEKHPEQQPVRLKLLEIYSNRQDVEGFRVIAEEMFAQTGGQGAEWLKAAEMGRALEPGNALYMVVTPEAAGPDTASPATDQWRTQDPSQNPASIARLEPSLGDLSLPLDAFPAPAAGDPIVAPASAAMVFGTETPQPGEAVRLDMGLPGADPLADDDVPTLDTPTRGRPLEFDMSGLSLDLGSAPQGNAATPAALDEASVPLPATTMLRDGKLAEPIDLSRVAPDTAGSLGQSVSPSTLSADGMDGGRDMQIKLDLARAYIEIGDKEGARELLQEVVDQSQDPLQAEARSLLLEVA; this is translated from the coding sequence GTGAGTGTGAGCCAACATCGCCGGAAAGATGCGCCTACTGCCCGTCAGCGCTGGTCAACGCTGGCCGTCACGGCACTGGGCCTGCTGCTTGCGCAGCCGGCCGCGTATGCCGCGGGGTTCGGGCAATTGCGGGTTCAGTCGAATCTGGGGCAGCCGCTGCAGGCTGAGATCGACATCAGCGGGGTCACCGCCGAGGAGGCCGCCGGGCTCAGCGTCAAGCTGGCGCCGCCGGGCGCCTATGCCGCGGCCGGGCTGACCTATCTGCCAAGCGTCGGCAACCTGCGGCTGGAACTTGAGCGCCGCGCCAACGGCAGCTACGTGGCAAGGGTCCGCTCCAGCCAGCCGATCAGCGAGCCCTTCGTCGATATCCTGGTCGACATGAGCTGGGCCAGCGGCAAGGTCTCGCGCGCCTACACCTTCCTGCTCGACCCCGCCGGGGCCAGGGCTTCCAGCCAGACTTTCTCGCCGGCACCGGTGGTGCAGGCCGCCACACCGGACGCACCGGCCGCGCCCGCACCTGCCGCCGCGCCACCTGCGCCGGCGCAGCAGGCCGCGCCCAGTGCCGAGGCCGAGCCGGCCCGGCCCGCAGCGCCAGCCCGCCCGGCGCGCCAGAGCGCCAAGCGGGCCGCCGCGCCGGCAGCCGGCAACGACATGGCTTCCGGCGGCGGCTACACCGTGCAGCGCGGCGACACCCTCTATGGCATTGCCGGCGAAGCCGTGCAGGGCCAGGAATCGGTCTCGCTGGACCAGATGCTGGTGGCGCTCTATCGCAACAATCCCAACGCCTTCATCGGCGGCAACATGAACCGCCTGCGCAGCGGCGCGGTGCTGCAGGTGCCGACCCAGCAGCAGGCGCAGGCGGTGACGCCCAGGGCCGCGCGCCGCGAAGTGGTGGCGCGCACGCAGGGCTTCGACGCCTACCGCAGCCGGCTGGCCAGCGCCGCCGCGGCCAAGGCGGTCGAGCCCGACAGCGGCCGCCAGCAGTCCGGCAACGTGACCGCGCGGGTGCAGGAGCAGGCGGCGCCGACCGACGGTCCGCGCGATGAACTGAAGCTCAGCAAGGCCGCGCGTGGCGCGCAGGCCGACGCCGCGGCCAAGGCCGAGGCCGACGTCGCGCGCGAGCGGCAGCTGAAGGAGGCCGAGGCGCGCCTGGCGCAGCTGCAAAAGAACGTCGGCGACATGCAGAAGCTGCTCGAGCTGAAGAACGCCGAGATCGCCAAGCTCAGCCAGGCCAAACAGGCCAACGACGCCGCCCTGGCCGACAAGGAAAAGGCCGACGCCGCTGCCAGGGCGGCGGCAGCGCCGGTCGTAGTGCCGGCCGAGCCGCCCAAGGCCGACGCCGTGGCGGCCACCGCGGCGGCGGCAGCAACCGCTGCCGCGGTTGCGAATGCGGCCGGCGCCAGTGCCGCGGCCGCCGTGGCGCCCGCGGCAGCCTCCGCCGTGGCCGCGGCCCCCGCCTCGCAGCCTGCCGCCGGCGTGGCAGCCAGCGCGGCCCAGGCCGCCGCATCGACGCCTGCGGCCAAGCCTGTGCCGCCGGTGGTCGCGCAGCCCGAGCCGGTGCCCGAACCGTCGTTCCTCGATGGCCTGCTGGCCAACCCCATGCTGCTGCCGGGCGGTGGCCTGGTGGTGGCGCTGCTGGGCGTGTACGCGATCTATCGCCGCCGCCAGAAGCAGAAGGAGAGCGAGGCCACCGGCTTCGGCGACAGCATCCTGTCGCAGGAGAGCACGGTGATGGCAGGTGCCAACTCGCTGTTCGGCACCGCCGGCGGCCAGAGCGTCGACACCTCGCAGCACAGCGTGTTCGGCGCCGACTTCCGCATCGGCAACAACACGCCGGAAGCCAACGAGGTCGACCCGATCGCCGAGGCCGAGGTCTATATCGCCTACGGGCGCGATGTGCAGGCAGAGGAAATCCTGCGCGAAGCCCTGGAGAAACACCCGGAGCAGCAGCCGGTACGGCTCAAGCTCCTGGAGATTTACAGCAACAGACAGGATGTGGAAGGGTTCCGCGTGATTGCAGAGGAAATGTTCGCCCAGACCGGCGGACAGGGAGCGGAATGGCTGAAGGCCGCGGAAATGGGGCGCGCGCTGGAGCCGGGCAACGCGCTGTACATGGTGGTGACGCCGGAGGCGGCGGGCCCCGATACGGCATCGCCGGCAACCGACCAGTGGCGCACGCAGGATCCGTCGCAGAATCCTGCTTCGATCGCGCGGCTGGAGCCGTCGCTGGGTGACCTGTCGCTGCCGCTGGATGCCTTCCCGGCACCGGCCGCCGGCGACCCGATCGTCGCGCCGGCCTCCGCGGCGATGGTGTTCGGCACCGAGACGCCGCAGCCGGGCGAGGCGGTGCGCCTCGACATGGGCCTGCCGGGCGCCGATCCGCTCGCCGATGACGACGTGCCGACGCTCGACACGCCGACCCGCGGCCGCCCGCTGGAGTTCGACATGTCCGGACTGTCGCTGGACCTGGGCAGCGCGCCGCAAGGCAACGCCGCGACCCCGGCCGCGCTGGACGAGGCCTCGGTGCCGCTTCCCGCCACCACCATGCTGCGCGACGGCAAGCTGGCCGAGCCGATCGACCTGTCGCGCGTGGCGCCCGATACTGCCGGCAGCCTGGGCCAGAGCGTGTCGCCGAGCACCCTGTCGGCCGACGGCATGGACGGCGGGCGCGACATGCAGATCAAGCTGGACCTGGCGCGCGCCTATATCGAGATCGGCGACAAGGAAGGGGCGCGCGAACTGCTGCAGGAAGTGGTCGACCAGTCGCAGGACCCGCTGCAGGCCGAGGCCCGCTCGCTGCTGCTGGAAGTGGCCTGA
- the asd gene encoding aspartate-semialdehyde dehydrogenase, with the protein MIVGLVGWRGMVGSVLMQRMQEERDFDHIEPVFFSTSNAGGKAPAMAKNETTLKDANDIEALKKCDVVLTAQGGDYTNEVFPKLRAAGWKGYWIDAASSLRMKDDAIIVLDPVNQGVIKDALSKGVKNFIGGNCTVSCMLMGLGGLFQADLIEWMTSMTYQAASGGGAQHMRELLTQFGTLNASVKPLLDNPASAILEIDRQILSTQHGLSAEETKQFGVPLAGNLIPWIDKDLGNGQSKEEWKGGAETNKILGRGEGFLGATGATPIAVDGLCVRIGAMRCHSQALTIKLRRDVPLDEIEGMLAAHNPWAKVVPNTREASMTDLTPAAVTGTLTIPVGRLRTMQMGGEYLSAFTVGDQLLWGAAEPLRRMLRILIES; encoded by the coding sequence ATGATTGTAGGTCTCGTCGGTTGGCGGGGAATGGTCGGCAGCGTCCTGATGCAGCGCATGCAGGAAGAGCGTGATTTCGACCACATCGAACCCGTCTTCTTCAGCACGTCCAATGCCGGCGGCAAGGCGCCCGCCATGGCCAAGAACGAAACCACGCTCAAGGATGCCAACGACATCGAGGCACTGAAGAAGTGCGACGTGGTGCTGACCGCCCAGGGCGGCGACTACACCAACGAGGTCTTCCCCAAGCTGCGCGCGGCGGGCTGGAAGGGCTACTGGATCGATGCGGCGTCGTCGCTGCGGATGAAGGACGATGCCATCATCGTGCTGGATCCGGTCAACCAGGGTGTGATCAAGGACGCGCTGTCCAAGGGCGTGAAGAATTTCATCGGCGGCAACTGCACCGTCAGCTGCATGCTGATGGGCCTGGGCGGCCTGTTCCAGGCCGACCTGATCGAGTGGATGACCTCGATGACCTACCAGGCGGCCTCGGGCGGCGGCGCGCAGCACATGCGCGAGCTGCTGACCCAGTTCGGCACGCTCAACGCGTCGGTCAAGCCGCTGCTGGACAACCCGGCCTCCGCCATCCTGGAGATCGATCGCCAGATCCTGTCGACCCAGCACGGCCTGTCGGCGGAAGAAACCAAGCAGTTCGGCGTGCCGCTGGCCGGCAACCTGATCCCCTGGATCGACAAGGATCTGGGCAACGGCCAGTCCAAGGAAGAATGGAAGGGCGGCGCCGAGACCAACAAGATCCTGGGCCGCGGCGAGGGCTTCCTGGGCGCGACCGGCGCCACGCCGATCGCCGTCGACGGCCTGTGCGTGCGCATCGGCGCGATGCGCTGCCATTCGCAGGCGCTGACCATCAAGCTGCGCCGCGACGTGCCGCTGGACGAGATCGAAGGCATGCTGGCCGCCCACAACCCGTGGGCCAAGGTGGTGCCGAACACGCGTGAAGCCAGCATGACCGACCTGACCCCCGCGGCCGTGACCGGCACGCTGACCATCCCGGTCGGCCGCCTGCGCACGATGCAGATGGGCGGCGAGTACCTGTCGGCCTTCACGGTCGGCGACCAGTTGCTGTGGGGCGCGGCCGAGCCGCTGCGCCGCATGCTGCGTATCCTGATCGAGTCCTGA
- the leuB gene encoding 3-isopropylmalate dehydrogenase, protein MKIAVLPGDGIGPEIVAEAVKVLNALDEKFELETAPVGGAGYEAEGHPLPENTLKLAKEADAILFGAVGDWKYDSLERALRPEQAILGLRKHLQLFANFRPAICYPELTGASSLKPELVAGLDILIVRELNGDIYFGQPRGLREAPDGLFQGAREAFDTMRYSEPEIRRIAHVAFQAAAKRGKKLCSVDKANVLETFQFWKDIVIDVSKEYPEVELSHMYVDNAAMQLVKAPKSFDVIVTGNMFGDILSDEAAMLTGSIGMLPSASLDANNKGLYEPSHGSAPDIAGKGIANPLATILSAAMMLRYSLNRAEQADRIENAVKKVLAQGYRTGDILTPGCKQVGTREMGEAVLAAL, encoded by the coding sequence ATGAAGATCGCAGTCCTGCCGGGTGACGGCATCGGTCCCGAAATCGTTGCGGAGGCCGTCAAGGTCCTGAACGCGCTCGACGAGAAGTTCGAACTCGAAACCGCGCCCGTGGGCGGTGCCGGCTACGAGGCCGAAGGCCATCCGCTGCCGGAGAACACGCTGAAGCTGGCCAAGGAAGCCGACGCCATCCTGTTCGGCGCCGTCGGCGACTGGAAGTACGACAGCCTGGAGCGCGCGCTGCGCCCCGAGCAGGCCATCCTGGGCCTGCGCAAGCACCTGCAGCTGTTCGCCAACTTCCGCCCGGCGATCTGCTATCCGGAACTGACCGGCGCCTCGAGCCTGAAGCCCGAGCTGGTGGCCGGCCTCGACATCCTGATCGTGCGCGAGCTGAACGGCGACATCTACTTCGGCCAGCCGCGCGGCCTGCGCGAAGCGCCGGACGGCCTGTTCCAGGGCGCGCGCGAAGCCTTCGACACCATGCGCTACAGCGAGCCGGAAATCCGCCGCATCGCGCACGTGGCGTTCCAGGCCGCGGCCAAGCGCGGCAAGAAGCTGTGCAGCGTCGACAAGGCCAACGTGCTCGAGACCTTCCAGTTCTGGAAGGACATCGTGATCGATGTCAGCAAGGAATACCCGGAAGTCGAGCTGTCGCACATGTATGTCGACAACGCAGCGATGCAGCTGGTCAAGGCGCCCAAGAGCTTCGACGTGATCGTCACCGGCAATATGTTTGGCGACATCCTGTCGGACGAGGCGGCGATGCTGACCGGCTCGATCGGCATGCTGCCGTCGGCGTCGCTCGATGCCAACAACAAGGGCCTGTACGAGCCGTCGCACGGCTCGGCGCCGGACATCGCCGGCAAGGGCATCGCCAACCCGCTGGCCACCATCCTGTCGGCGGCGATGATGCTGCGCTACTCGCTGAACCGCGCCGAGCAGGCCGACCGCATCGAGAACGCCGTCAAGAAGGTGCTGGCGCAGGGCTACCGCACCGGCGACATCCTGACGCCGGGCTGCAAGCAGGTGGGCACCCGCGAGATGGGCGAGGCCGTGCTGGCAGCGCTGTAA
- the leuD gene encoding 3-isopropylmalate dehydratase small subunit translates to MEKFTVHSGLVAPLDRENVDTDAIIPKQFLKSIKRTGFGPNLFDEWRYKDVGEPGMDNSKRPLNPDFVLNQPRYQGASILLARRNFGCGSSREHAPWALSQYGFRAVIAPSFADIFFNNCYKNGLLPVVLSEQQVDHLFNETNAFNGYQLTIDLDKQAVITPSGQGYEFDIAPFRKYCMLNGFDDIGLTLRHADKIKAYEAERVAKMPWLNNRLVG, encoded by the coding sequence ATGGAAAAGTTCACCGTACACAGCGGCCTGGTCGCGCCGCTCGACCGCGAGAACGTCGACACCGACGCCATCATCCCGAAGCAGTTCCTGAAGTCGATCAAGCGCACCGGCTTCGGTCCCAACCTGTTCGACGAGTGGCGCTACAAGGATGTCGGCGAGCCCGGCATGGACAACAGCAAGCGTCCGCTGAACCCGGACTTCGTGCTGAACCAGCCGCGCTACCAGGGTGCGTCGATCCTGCTGGCGCGCCGTAACTTCGGCTGCGGCAGCTCGCGCGAGCACGCGCCGTGGGCGCTGTCGCAATACGGCTTTCGCGCCGTGATCGCGCCCAGCTTTGCCGACATCTTCTTCAACAACTGCTACAAGAACGGCCTGCTGCCGGTGGTGCTGAGCGAGCAGCAGGTCGACCACCTGTTCAACGAGACCAACGCGTTCAACGGCTACCAGCTGACCATCGACCTGGACAAGCAGGCCGTGATCACGCCGTCTGGCCAGGGCTACGAGTTCGACATCGCCCCGTTCCGCAAGTACTGCATGCTGAATGGCTTCGACGATATCGGCCTGACCTTGCGCCATGCCGACAAGATCAAGGCCTACGAGGCCGAGCGCGTGGCGAAGATGCCGTGGCTGAACAACCGCCTGGTCGGATAA
- the leuC gene encoding 3-isopropylmalate dehydratase large subunit — protein sequence MAKTLYDKLWDDHTVHVEEDGTTLLYIDRHLLHEVTSPQAFEGLKMAERPVWRISANLAVSDHNVPTTDRSQGIADPVSKLQVDTLDANCDSYGITQFKMNDHRQGIVHVIGPEQGATLPGMTVVCGDSHTSTHGAFGALAHGIGTSEVEHVLATQTLLGKKAKNMLVRVEGKLPRGCTAKDIVLAVIGKIGTAGGTGYTIEFAGSAIRDLTMEGRMTVCNMAIEAGARAGLVAVDDVTLEYVKGRPYAPQGVEWEQAVAYWRTLHSDAGAKFDQVVELRAEDVRPQVTWGTSPEMVISIEDRVPDPEKEKDPNKRNAMERALEYMGLQPNVPVESISIDKVFIGSCTNSRIEDMRAAAWVVQKLGRKVASNVKLAMVVPGSGLVKEQAEREGLDQIFKAAGFEWREPGCSMCLAMNADRLDPGERCASTSNRNFEGRQGAGGRTHLVSPAMAAAAAIEGHFVDIRKLG from the coding sequence ATGGCCAAGACGCTCTACGACAAACTCTGGGATGACCACACCGTCCACGTCGAGGAAGACGGCACCACGCTGCTCTATATCGACCGCCACCTGCTGCATGAAGTGACCAGCCCGCAGGCGTTCGAGGGCCTGAAGATGGCGGAGCGCCCGGTGTGGCGCATCAGCGCCAACCTGGCGGTGTCGGACCACAACGTGCCGACCACGGACCGCAGCCAGGGCATTGCCGATCCGGTGTCGAAGCTGCAGGTCGATACGCTCGATGCCAACTGCGACAGCTACGGCATCACCCAGTTCAAGATGAACGACCACCGCCAGGGCATCGTGCACGTGATCGGGCCGGAGCAGGGCGCGACGCTGCCGGGCATGACGGTGGTGTGCGGCGACTCGCATACCAGCACCCACGGCGCCTTCGGCGCGCTCGCGCATGGCATCGGCACCTCGGAAGTCGAGCACGTGCTGGCCACGCAGACGCTGCTGGGCAAGAAGGCCAAGAACATGCTGGTCAGGGTGGAAGGCAAGCTGCCGCGCGGCTGCACCGCCAAGGACATCGTGCTGGCCGTGATCGGCAAGATCGGCACCGCCGGCGGCACCGGCTACACCATCGAGTTTGCCGGCTCGGCTATCCGCGACCTGACCATGGAAGGCCGCATGACGGTCTGCAACATGGCGATCGAGGCGGGCGCGCGCGCCGGCCTGGTGGCGGTGGACGATGTCACGCTGGAATACGTCAAGGGCCGTCCGTACGCGCCGCAGGGCGTGGAGTGGGAGCAGGCCGTGGCCTACTGGCGCACGCTGCATTCGGATGCCGGCGCGAAGTTCGACCAGGTGGTCGAGCTGCGCGCGGAAGACGTGCGCCCGCAGGTGACCTGGGGCACCTCGCCGGAGATGGTGATCAGCATCGAAGACCGCGTGCCGGACCCGGAGAAGGAAAAGGACCCGAACAAGCGCAACGCGATGGAGCGCGCGCTGGAATACATGGGCCTGCAGCCCAACGTGCCGGTCGAGAGCATCAGCATCGACAAGGTCTTCATCGGTTCCTGCACCAATAGCCGCATCGAGGACATGCGCGCCGCCGCCTGGGTGGTGCAGAAGCTGGGCCGCAAGGTGGCGTCGAACGTGAAGCTGGCGATGGTGGTGCCGGGCTCCGGCCTGGTCAAGGAGCAGGCCGAGCGCGAGGGCCTGGACCAGATCTTCAAGGCCGCCGGCTTTGAATGGCGCGAGCCGGGCTGCTCGATGTGCCTGGCGATGAACGCCGACCGCCTCGATCCGGGCGAGCGCTGCGCGTCGACCTCGAACCGCAACTTCGAAGGCCGCCAGGGCGCGGGCGGGCGCACTCACCTGGTGAGCCCGGCGATGGCCGCTGCGGCCGCCATCGAGGGCCATTTCGTCGATATCCGCAAGCTGGGCTGA
- a CDS encoding ABC transporter ATP-binding protein, protein MLKLEQVHTHYGAVEALSGVSIEVNKGEIVTLIGSNGAGKTTLMMTVCGTPRASSGRVLFEGQDITHRSTHEIMRLGMAISPEGRRVFPSLTVLENLKMGAFFARRDEIEAGIEHVFKLFPRLNQRAGQRAGTMSGGEQQMLAIGRALMSRPRLLLLDEPTLGLAPLIIAQIFDIIRTIRDEGVTVFLVEQNANKALQVADRGYVLETGKVVLADTGANLLANDRIKAAYLGG, encoded by the coding sequence ATGCTGAAGCTGGAACAGGTCCATACCCACTACGGCGCCGTCGAGGCGCTGTCGGGCGTATCGATCGAAGTCAACAAGGGGGAGATCGTCACCCTGATCGGCAGCAACGGCGCCGGCAAGACGACGCTGATGATGACCGTGTGCGGCACCCCGCGCGCCTCGAGCGGGCGCGTGCTGTTCGAAGGGCAGGACATCACCCATCGCTCGACCCACGAGATCATGCGCCTGGGCATGGCGATCTCGCCCGAGGGGCGGCGCGTGTTCCCCAGCCTGACGGTGCTGGAAAACCTGAAGATGGGCGCCTTCTTCGCCAGGCGCGACGAGATCGAGGCGGGCATCGAGCATGTGTTCAAGCTGTTCCCGCGCCTGAACCAGCGCGCCGGCCAGCGCGCCGGCACCATGTCGGGCGGCGAGCAGCAGATGCTGGCGATCGGCCGCGCGCTGATGAGCCGGCCGCGCCTGCTGCTGCTGGACGAGCCCACGCTCGGCCTGGCGCCGCTGATCATCGCGCAGATCTTCGACATCATCCGCACCATTCGTGACGAGGGCGTCACCGTGTTCCTGGTCGAGCAGAACGCCAACAAGGCGCTGCAGGTGGCGGACCGGGGCTATGTGCTGGAGACCGGCAAGGTGGTGCTGGCCGATACCGGCGCCAACCTGCTCGCCAACGACCGGATCAAGGCCGCCTACCTCGGCGGCTGA